A section of the Paenibacillus odorifer genome encodes:
- a CDS encoding ABC transporter permease has product MNNKIMLLMVLPGALWFLFFSYLPMIGTIIAFKEYRFSRDGFWASIINSKWVGLDNFKFLFTTNDAYIITRNTLLYNGAFILLGLILSVLMAIVLSEIVNKKLAKVYQTGMFLPYFLSWVVVGYFAFSFLSSERGMLNQIMGFFGAESIQWYSEKAYWPFILILVYLWKAVGYNSVVYLAAIMGIDKSLYEAAMIDGASKFQQIRNITLPLLSPIITIMTLLAIGKIFYADFGLFYQVPRNSGTLYSVTNVIDTYVYQGLKTTGEIGMSTAAGLYQSVVGFTLVMTSNYIVRKYNKDSALF; this is encoded by the coding sequence ATGAATAACAAGATTATGCTGCTCATGGTTTTACCAGGTGCGCTTTGGTTTCTCTTTTTCTCTTACCTGCCGATGATAGGGACGATTATTGCTTTCAAGGAATACCGCTTTAGCCGCGACGGCTTCTGGGCGAGTATTATCAACAGCAAATGGGTGGGGCTAGACAACTTCAAGTTTTTGTTCACCACCAATGACGCGTACATCATTACCCGCAACACCTTGCTCTACAATGGAGCGTTTATCCTGCTTGGCTTGATCTTGTCGGTTCTGATGGCGATTGTGCTGTCCGAGATTGTGAACAAGAAGCTGGCCAAAGTGTATCAGACCGGCATGTTCCTGCCCTACTTCCTGTCATGGGTCGTTGTCGGCTATTTTGCATTTAGTTTCCTGAGCTCCGAACGCGGGATGCTGAACCAGATCATGGGCTTTTTTGGCGCAGAGTCAATTCAGTGGTATTCGGAAAAAGCCTACTGGCCGTTCATCCTGATCTTAGTCTATCTGTGGAAAGCGGTTGGTTACAACAGCGTAGTTTATCTCGCAGCTATTATGGGGATCGACAAGTCGCTGTATGAAGCGGCGATGATCGACGGAGCTAGTAAGTTCCAACAGATTCGCAATATTACACTGCCGTTGCTGAGTCCGATTATTACGATCATGACCCTGCTGGCCATCGGTAAAATCTTCTACGCCGACTTCGGTCTCTTTTACCAGGTGCCTCGTAATTCCGGTACGCTCTACAGTGTCACGAATGTTATTGATACCTATGTCTATCAAGGCCTCAAAACAACAGGTGAGATTGGTATGAGCACTGCCGCAGGTCTGTATCAATCGGTTGTCGGCTTTACGCTAGTCATGACCTCCAACTATATTGTCCGCAAATACAACAAGGATAGCGCTTTGTTCTAG
- a CDS encoding carbohydrate ABC transporter permease, with amino-acid sequence MSSITKTKKERDFHHLSTPWNITFNLIAGIFAFLCVFPFLFVVIISFTDEVALARDGYKLIPAKWSLGAYRYVFESGDMLLRSYGVTIFVTVIGTIISLLFIAFYAYAISRKSFRYRNFFSFFAFFTMLFNGGLVPTYIIVTQFLSLKDTIWALILPLAVNAFYIMILRTFYSTSVPDAIIESGKIDGAGEFRIFLKLVLPLSLPGLATIALFSTLGYWNDWFNALLYIDNPNLVPLQSMLMRIETSMQFILQNSQNSSLSLEALRSMPQDTSRMAMVVLATGPIIFAYPFFQRYFIQGLTVGAVKE; translated from the coding sequence ATGTCTTCCATTACTAAGACTAAAAAAGAACGTGATTTCCACCATCTCTCAACGCCCTGGAATATCACTTTTAATCTGATAGCCGGCATCTTTGCGTTTCTGTGCGTGTTTCCGTTTCTGTTCGTCGTGATCATCTCCTTCACCGATGAGGTGGCGCTGGCGCGGGATGGCTATAAGCTGATTCCGGCAAAATGGAGTCTCGGCGCATACCGTTATGTGTTTGAATCCGGAGATATGCTGCTGCGTTCCTATGGTGTGACGATTTTTGTAACGGTGATCGGGACGATCATCAGCCTTTTGTTTATCGCTTTTTATGCGTATGCCATTTCCCGGAAAAGCTTCCGTTACCGCAATTTTTTCTCGTTCTTCGCGTTTTTTACCATGCTGTTCAACGGTGGACTTGTGCCGACTTATATTATCGTTACGCAGTTTCTAAGCCTGAAGGATACGATCTGGGCGCTGATTTTGCCGCTGGCGGTGAATGCTTTTTACATTATGATTCTGCGCACCTTCTACAGCACGAGTGTGCCTGATGCCATAATCGAATCCGGCAAAATCGACGGGGCGGGCGAGTTCCGTATCTTCCTGAAATTGGTACTGCCTTTATCACTGCCCGGTCTGGCTACGATTGCCTTGTTCAGCACCCTCGGCTATTGGAATGACTGGTTCAATGCGCTGCTGTACATCGACAACCCGAATTTAGTCCCGCTGCAATCGATGCTGATGCGGATCGAGACCAGTATGCAGTTTATTTTACAGAACTCCCAGAACAGTTCGCTAAGTCTGGAAGCTCTTCGCTCCATGCCGCAGGATACATCGCGGATGGCGATGGTCGTGCTGGCGACAGGGCCGATTATTTTTGCTTATCCGTTCTTCCAGCGTTATTTCATTCAAGGTCTTACTGTAGGGGCTGTTAAAGAATGA
- a CDS encoding glycoside hydrolase family 3 N-terminal domain-containing protein: protein MSYTNPNLPAEERAEHLLGLMTLEEKAGQLIQPFGWQAYEHRDGKMTLTESFKEKVAGGGVGSLYGMLRADPWTGVTLATGLSPREGAEAVNTLQRYVLEHSRLGIPVLIGEECSHGHMAIGATVFPVPLSLGSSWNVELYREVCRAVALETRSQGGAVTYSPVLDVVRDPRWGRTEECFGEDAYLISEMAVAAVEGLQGEFLQSGGSVGATLKHFVGYGSSEGGRNAGPVHMGWRELLEVDLLPFKKAVEAGAVSIMPAYNEIDGVPCTTNTELLEDILREAWGFEGLIITDCGAIEMLASGHDVAEDGMDAAVQSLEAGIDMEMSGEMYGKYLVAAVREGKLDLALLDRAVRRVLTLKFRLGLFEQPYADPDAAERVIGSKAHQDLARQVAGESIILLKNEAGVLPLSKTAGTIAVIGPNADAGYNQLGDYTSPQPPAKVATVLSGIRSKLAAEPERVLYAPGCRIKGDSREGFEAALACAEQADTVVMVVGGSSARDFGEGSIDLKTGASKVTENAWNDMDCGEGIDRVTLTLSGVQLELIQRVHQLGKPVIVVYINGRPVSEPWIDEHAHAILEAWYPGQEGGHAVADILFGDVNPSGKLTVSVPKHVGQLPVYYNGKRSRGKRYLEADSQPQYPFGFGLSYTEFAYSGLKVEPEVIAAGETATVSVDVQNTGDREGAEVVQLYISDVASKVTRPARELKAFDKIKLAPGEKQTVLFTVGPEQLQYIGPDLRPVVEPGAFKVLVGKHVNDTLSTDLTVRG from the coding sequence ATGAGTTATACAAACCCGAATTTACCTGCTGAAGAACGGGCGGAGCATCTGCTCGGACTGATGACTTTGGAAGAGAAGGCCGGCCAGCTGATTCAGCCTTTCGGCTGGCAGGCCTATGAACATAGAGACGGTAAGATGACCTTGACAGAAAGCTTCAAGGAGAAGGTTGCGGGGGGCGGCGTGGGCTCGCTTTACGGGATGTTGCGCGCTGACCCGTGGACCGGTGTGACGCTGGCCACTGGCCTGTCTCCGCGTGAAGGTGCGGAAGCGGTGAATACGCTCCAGCGGTATGTGCTGGAGCATTCGCGGCTGGGCATTCCGGTATTGATCGGCGAGGAGTGCTCGCATGGCCACATGGCGATCGGGGCCACCGTATTCCCGGTGCCCCTGTCGCTGGGCAGCTCATGGAATGTGGAGCTGTATCGTGAGGTCTGCCGCGCCGTAGCGCTGGAGACACGCAGTCAGGGCGGCGCGGTTACGTACTCGCCGGTGCTGGATGTGGTGCGCGATCCCCGCTGGGGCCGCACCGAGGAGTGCTTCGGCGAGGACGCTTACCTGATCAGCGAGATGGCGGTTGCGGCCGTTGAAGGTCTGCAGGGGGAATTCTTGCAGAGCGGCGGCAGCGTGGGGGCTACGCTGAAGCATTTTGTGGGATACGGCAGCTCAGAAGGCGGCCGGAATGCCGGACCTGTGCACATGGGCTGGCGTGAACTGCTGGAAGTGGATCTGCTGCCTTTCAAAAAAGCGGTCGAAGCGGGTGCAGTCTCCATTATGCCTGCTTATAACGAAATAGACGGCGTGCCTTGCACGACAAATACAGAGCTACTAGAGGATATACTCCGCGAAGCATGGGGGTTTGAGGGTCTAATCATTACCGACTGCGGAGCTATCGAGATGCTGGCCTCTGGGCATGATGTGGCTGAAGATGGCATGGATGCAGCTGTGCAGTCACTGGAAGCCGGCATCGACATGGAGATGTCCGGGGAAATGTACGGCAAATACCTGGTGGCCGCCGTTCGTGAAGGCAAGCTGGACCTGGCACTGCTAGATCGTGCGGTCCGCCGCGTGCTGACGCTCAAGTTCAGGCTGGGCCTGTTCGAGCAGCCATACGCTGATCCTGATGCGGCTGAACGCGTCATCGGCAGCAAAGCGCATCAAGATCTGGCCCGGCAAGTGGCGGGCGAGAGCATCATCCTGCTGAAAAATGAAGCAGGTGTGCTGCCATTGTCCAAGACCGCCGGCACGATCGCCGTCATTGGCCCTAACGCCGATGCCGGGTATAACCAGCTCGGCGATTATACCTCACCGCAGCCTCCGGCTAAGGTAGCGACCGTGCTCAGCGGCATCCGCAGCAAGCTGGCTGCAGAGCCGGAGCGGGTGCTCTATGCACCGGGCTGCCGGATCAAAGGCGATTCGCGCGAAGGTTTTGAAGCCGCGCTCGCTTGTGCAGAGCAGGCCGATACCGTTGTTATGGTCGTCGGCGGCTCCAGTGCACGCGATTTCGGGGAAGGCAGTATTGATCTCAAGACAGGCGCGTCCAAGGTGACGGAGAATGCCTGGAATGATATGGACTGCGGCGAAGGCATTGACCGGGTGACATTGACCCTGTCGGGAGTGCAGCTGGAACTGATCCAGCGGGTTCATCAGCTCGGCAAACCTGTGATCGTCGTTTATATTAACGGCCGTCCGGTGAGTGAGCCATGGATTGACGAGCATGCACATGCCATTCTGGAAGCCTGGTATCCAGGCCAAGAAGGCGGGCACGCTGTTGCGGATATCCTGTTCGGCGATGTGAACCCGTCCGGGAAGCTGACTGTATCCGTGCCGAAGCATGTGGGCCAGCTCCCGGTCTATTACAACGGCAAACGTTCCCGTGGCAAAAGATATCTGGAGGCCGATTCCCAGCCTCAATATCCGTTCGGCTTCGGGCTTAGCTACACTGAATTTGCGTACTCCGGGTTGAAGGTGGAGCCGGAAGTAATTGCGGCTGGGGAGACGGCTACAGTTTCCGTGGACGTTCAGAATACAGGAGACCGTGAGGGCGCAGAGGTGGTGCAACTGTACATTTCCGATGTCGCCAGTAAGGTCACCCGTCCCGCGAGGGAATTGAAGGCTTTTGACAAAATTAAGTTGGCTCCGGGTGAGAAGCAAACCGTGTTGTTCACGGTAGGACCGGAGCAATTGCAATATATCGGACCGGATTTAAGACCTGTTGTAGAGCCAGGAGCCTTTAAAGTGCTAGTGGGTAAGCATGTGAATGATACACTGAGCACCGATTTGACGGTGAGGGGGTAA